One part of the Arcanobacterium phocisimile genome encodes these proteins:
- a CDS encoding ASCH domain-containing protein, giving the protein MLCESTRALVTHVLADHARSSGSIPSSVSDHGNSPAPSSLIAAVQTRSGRVIAGLSENDFRQLRAKNIFADDDPAVAVVLLHALTGRIVCPPKPWRELLCAYDPAITCVMRDDAGLHEELASQLPECEFTAFTPQQINMWEGYETLVMSGQKKQTIRLDDPFVVGPAQIVLDKDSGRVVVDAVVTAVRTCKLSELTEDDARRDGFASLAELYSALHQHYPQLPADPPVDIVRYELAK; this is encoded by the coding sequence ATGCTTTGTGAATCTACCCGCGCTCTTGTGACACATGTGCTCGCGGATCATGCCCGCAGCTCGGGATCCATCCCCAGCTCGGTTTCCGACCATGGCAACAGCCCTGCGCCGTCCTCACTCATCGCTGCTGTCCAAACCCGGTCTGGCCGCGTGATCGCGGGTTTGTCTGAGAATGATTTTCGGCAGTTGCGTGCCAAGAATATTTTTGCCGACGACGATCCCGCCGTCGCCGTAGTCCTATTACACGCGCTAACTGGCAGAATCGTGTGTCCGCCAAAGCCGTGGCGTGAGTTGTTGTGTGCCTATGACCCGGCTATCACGTGTGTTATGCGAGATGACGCTGGCCTGCATGAAGAGCTGGCGAGCCAGCTCCCGGAGTGTGAATTTACTGCGTTCACCCCGCAGCAGATAAATATGTGGGAGGGGTATGAAACCCTTGTTATGAGCGGGCAGAAGAAGCAGACTATCCGGCTGGACGATCCATTCGTGGTGGGGCCAGCGCAGATTGTGCTTGATAAGGATTCTGGGAGGGTCGTAGTGGATGCGGTGGTAACTGCGGTGCGCACATGCAAACTGTCGGAGCTTACTGAGGATGATGCACGCCGTGATGGTTTTGCCTCGTTGGCAGAGCTTTATTCGGCACTG